In Oryza sativa Japonica Group chromosome 3, ASM3414082v1, one DNA window encodes the following:
- the LOC4331806 gene encoding uncharacterized protein, protein MGRPSSTERLVCVVLAVLAVLSPLYIDRRRPAAWDSDDDEEGGGVSALLLPALLIVLILAINVTCFVDRRVVRFDPYWIHRVGGSSCGLMATLLLLGFVLKCKASL, encoded by the coding sequence ATGGGGAGGCCGTCGTCGACGGAGAGGCTGGTGTGCGTCGTCCTGGCGGTGCTCGCCGTGCTCTCGCCGCTGTACAtcgaccggcggcggccggcggcgtgggacagcgacgacgacgaggagggcggcggcgtgtcggcgctgctgctgccggcgcTGCTGATCGTGCTGATCCTGGCCATCAACGTTACGTGCTTCGTGGACCGGAGGGTGGTCAGGTTCGACCCCTACTGGATACACCGCGTCGGGGGCTCATCCTGCGGCCTCATGGccacgctgctgctgctcggctTCGTGCTCAAGTGTAAGGCGTCTCtctag
- the LOC4331807 gene encoding GCN5-related N-acetyltransferase 6, chloroplastic isoform X1 — protein MATGSVVAPPPSLAGGGRGLRRRGVLHRRLAASPMKDEPVASTNGGKDEMVTDSLSVARRASHPGLSSSLSNPMSEVTTPFHPAAPSDLRFNRLRPSVEESDCKYKRFFGCYVAREAIIDEEYWIAAWLRAENRYEDQSSDRYVESFKRKFASQEFHALKRRCSKLQGEKYICFVAVKNDDLKRTVLNSVVGTLDVCIRHPLHGETFPAEPGKSSFHCRIYQPDQPKFGYLTNVCVAKYARRQGIASNMLLLAIDAARLNGAEEVYIHVHKDNLPARRLYDQIGFRMVDFDGARQSSDLCLLSFSS, from the exons ATGGCGACCGGCTCcgtcgtggcgccgccgccgtcgctggccGGCGGGGGGCGAGGGCTCCGTCGGCGGGGAGTCCTCCACCGGCGTCTCGCGGCCTCGCCTAT GAAAGATGAACCTGTGGCTTCGACGAATGGCGGCAAAGATGAAATGGTCACCGACAGCCTCAGTGTTGCTAGAAGAGCCTCTCACCCTGGGCTTTCATCAAGCTTATCTAATCCAATGTCAGAAGTCACCACACCTTTCCATCCAGCTGCGCCATCTGATCTTCGTTTCAATCGTCTTCGACCCTCAGTTGAGGAAAGTGATTGCAAATACAAAAGATTTTTTGGCTGCTATGTTGCTCGGGAGGCTATAATTGATGAGGAATACTGG ATTGCTGCATGGTTGAGAGCAGAGAATCGATATGAAGATCAGTCAAGCGATCG CTATGTTGAAAGCTTCAAAAGGAAGTTTGCATCGCAG GAATTTCATGCATTAAAGAGGCGATGTAGCAAGCTGCAAGGAGAGAAGTATATCTGTTTTGTTGCG GTAAAAAATGATGATCTCAAGCGAACTGTTTTGAATAGCGTCGTTGGCACCCTGGATGTTTGTATAAGGCATCCTCTGCATGGGGAGACATTTCCTGCG GAGCCTGGAAAGTCATCATTTCATTGTAGAATATACCAGCCAGATCAGCCAAAGTTTGGGTATCTGACAAATGTTTGTGTTGCTAAATATGCACGGCGTCAAGGGATCGCCAGCAATATGTTGTTACTGGCCATAGATGCTGCAAGACTCAATG GTGCTGAAGAAGTTTATATTCATGTGCATAAGGATAATCTACCAGCTCGGAGGCTCTATGATCAGATAGGATTCAGG ATGGTTGACTTCGATGGTGCTCGTCAGTCGTCAGATCTATGCTTACTCTCCTTCAGTTCCTAG
- the LOC4331807 gene encoding GCN5-related N-acetyltransferase 6, chloroplastic isoform X2, which translates to MATGSVVAPPPSLAGGGRGLRRRGVLHRRLAASPMKDEPVASTNGGKDEMVTDSLSVARRASHPGLSSSLSNPMSEVTTPFHPAAPSDLRFNRLRPSVEIAAWLRAENRYEDQSSDRYVESFKRKFASQEFHALKRRCSKLQGEKYICFVAVKNDDLKRTVLNSVVGTLDVCIRHPLHGETFPAEPGKSSFHCRIYQPDQPKFGYLTNVCVAKYARRQGIASNMLLLAIDAARLNGAEEVYIHVHKDNLPARRLYDQIGFRMVDFDGARQSSDLCLLSFSS; encoded by the exons ATGGCGACCGGCTCcgtcgtggcgccgccgccgtcgctggccGGCGGGGGGCGAGGGCTCCGTCGGCGGGGAGTCCTCCACCGGCGTCTCGCGGCCTCGCCTAT GAAAGATGAACCTGTGGCTTCGACGAATGGCGGCAAAGATGAAATGGTCACCGACAGCCTCAGTGTTGCTAGAAGAGCCTCTCACCCTGGGCTTTCATCAAGCTTATCTAATCCAATGTCAGAAGTCACCACACCTTTCCATCCAGCTGCGCCATCTGATCTTCGTTTCAATCGTCTTCGACCCTCAGTTG AGATTGCTGCATGGTTGAGAGCAGAGAATCGATATGAAGATCAGTCAAGCGATCG CTATGTTGAAAGCTTCAAAAGGAAGTTTGCATCGCAG GAATTTCATGCATTAAAGAGGCGATGTAGCAAGCTGCAAGGAGAGAAGTATATCTGTTTTGTTGCG GTAAAAAATGATGATCTCAAGCGAACTGTTTTGAATAGCGTCGTTGGCACCCTGGATGTTTGTATAAGGCATCCTCTGCATGGGGAGACATTTCCTGCG GAGCCTGGAAAGTCATCATTTCATTGTAGAATATACCAGCCAGATCAGCCAAAGTTTGGGTATCTGACAAATGTTTGTGTTGCTAAATATGCACGGCGTCAAGGGATCGCCAGCAATATGTTGTTACTGGCCATAGATGCTGCAAGACTCAATG GTGCTGAAGAAGTTTATATTCATGTGCATAAGGATAATCTACCAGCTCGGAGGCTCTATGATCAGATAGGATTCAGG ATGGTTGACTTCGATGGTGCTCGTCAGTCGTCAGATCTATGCTTACTCTCCTTCAGTTCCTAG
- the LOC4331807 gene encoding GCN5-related N-acetyltransferase 6, chloroplastic isoform X3 produces the protein MVTDSLSVARRASHPGLSSSLSNPMSEVTTPFHPAAPSDLRFNRLRPSVEESDCKYKRFFGCYVAREAIIDEEYWIAAWLRAENRYEDQSSDRYVESFKRKFASQEFHALKRRCSKLQGEKYICFVAVKNDDLKRTVLNSVVGTLDVCIRHPLHGETFPAEPGKSSFHCRIYQPDQPKFGYLTNVCVAKYARRQGIASNMLLLAIDAARLNGAEEVYIHVHKDNLPARRLYDQIGFRMVDFDGARQSSDLCLLSFSS, from the exons ATGGTCACCGACAGCCTCAGTGTTGCTAGAAGAGCCTCTCACCCTGGGCTTTCATCAAGCTTATCTAATCCAATGTCAGAAGTCACCACACCTTTCCATCCAGCTGCGCCATCTGATCTTCGTTTCAATCGTCTTCGACCCTCAGTTGAGGAAAGTGATTGCAAATACAAAAGATTTTTTGGCTGCTATGTTGCTCGGGAGGCTATAATTGATGAGGAATACTGG ATTGCTGCATGGTTGAGAGCAGAGAATCGATATGAAGATCAGTCAAGCGATCG CTATGTTGAAAGCTTCAAAAGGAAGTTTGCATCGCAG GAATTTCATGCATTAAAGAGGCGATGTAGCAAGCTGCAAGGAGAGAAGTATATCTGTTTTGTTGCG GTAAAAAATGATGATCTCAAGCGAACTGTTTTGAATAGCGTCGTTGGCACCCTGGATGTTTGTATAAGGCATCCTCTGCATGGGGAGACATTTCCTGCG GAGCCTGGAAAGTCATCATTTCATTGTAGAATATACCAGCCAGATCAGCCAAAGTTTGGGTATCTGACAAATGTTTGTGTTGCTAAATATGCACGGCGTCAAGGGATCGCCAGCAATATGTTGTTACTGGCCATAGATGCTGCAAGACTCAATG GTGCTGAAGAAGTTTATATTCATGTGCATAAGGATAATCTACCAGCTCGGAGGCTCTATGATCAGATAGGATTCAGG ATGGTTGACTTCGATGGTGCTCGTCAGTCGTCAGATCTATGCTTACTCTCCTTCAGTTCCTAG